A region from the Microcella frigidaquae genome encodes:
- a CDS encoding IS256 family transposase, with protein sequence MALNQSALLQLLAELKLTDTTDRIRQMTERLYQELIDAEAASVIGAGPYERTAERVATRNGARLRTLSTTAGDLELRIPKLRAGSFFPSLLERRRRVDQALFAVVMEAYLHGVSTRKVDDLVKALGADTGISKSEVSRICAGLDATVAAFRDRSLSQIAYPYVFLDATYCKVRIDGRVVSQAVVVAIGITADGHRQVLGFDVGDSETEEFWKAFLRSLKARGLSGVKLVISDAHAGLKAAIAVVVQGAAWQRCRVHFMRNVLTVLPKGRQEMVASIIRTIFAQPDAEHIDAQFEEVARMIDRVHPKAAQMLHDARADVLAFKHFPARHWRQIWSTNPLERLNREIKRRTDVVGVFPNTASLLRLTGAVLIEQHDEWEAGDRRYFSEASMAELTATSSVEDAVMLPEITAA encoded by the coding sequence ATGGCCCTCAATCAGTCTGCCCTGCTTCAGCTGCTCGCCGAGCTGAAACTCACCGACACCACCGACCGCATCCGTCAGATGACCGAACGGCTCTACCAAGAACTGATCGACGCCGAAGCCGCGTCGGTGATCGGCGCCGGACCCTACGAGCGCACCGCCGAGCGCGTTGCGACTCGCAACGGGGCGAGGTTGCGCACCCTGTCGACCACTGCGGGAGATCTGGAGTTGCGGATCCCGAAGCTGCGGGCCGGCAGTTTCTTTCCGTCGTTGTTGGAGCGGCGCCGCCGGGTCGATCAGGCGCTGTTCGCCGTGGTGATGGAGGCCTACCTGCACGGCGTCTCCACCCGCAAGGTTGACGATCTGGTCAAGGCGCTCGGCGCCGACACGGGCATCTCGAAGTCCGAGGTGTCTCGCATCTGCGCCGGCCTGGACGCGACGGTTGCGGCATTCCGCGACCGATCCCTGTCTCAGATCGCCTACCCCTACGTCTTCTTGGACGCCACCTATTGCAAGGTTCGCATCGACGGGCGGGTGGTGTCTCAAGCGGTTGTGGTCGCGATCGGGATCACCGCTGACGGGCACCGTCAGGTGCTCGGCTTTGACGTGGGCGACAGCGAAACGGAGGAGTTCTGGAAAGCGTTCCTGCGATCGTTGAAAGCTCGAGGGCTTTCCGGGGTGAAGCTGGTGATCTCCGACGCGCACGCGGGTTTGAAAGCAGCTATCGCGGTGGTGGTGCAGGGAGCGGCCTGGCAGCGGTGCCGCGTGCATTTCATGCGCAACGTGCTCACCGTCCTGCCTAAGGGTCGGCAGGAGATGGTGGCCTCGATCATCCGCACGATCTTCGCCCAACCCGACGCTGAGCATATTGACGCGCAGTTCGAGGAGGTTGCTCGCATGATCGACCGCGTTCACCCCAAGGCTGCCCAGATGCTCCACGATGCCCGAGCCGACGTGCTGGCGTTCAAGCACTTCCCCGCCCGGCATTGGCGGCAGATCTGGTCGACGAATCCGCTGGAACGGCTGAACCGTGAGATCAAACGTCGCACCGACGTCGTCGGAGTGTTCCCGAACACTGCCAGCCTGCTGCGCCTGACCGGCGCCGTTTTGATCGAGCAGCACGACGAATGGGAAGCTGGCGACCGCCGTTACTTTTCCGAAGCGTCCATGGCCGAACTCACCGCCACCAGCTCGGTCGAGGACGCGGTGATGCTGCCCGAGATCACGGCCGCCTAG
- a CDS encoding IS3 family transposase (programmed frameshift), which yields MARKNYSEEFRREAVDLYESTPGATVRGIAEDLGIVRGTLRHWLEAYGTGKKTAADGTLTSSPLQAKTSAASSSAPTDETPEQRIARLEAENAALRAETTKLTTEREILQRAAKYFGRGDALVSRFQFVADNSATFEVKRLCELVEIERSSYYAWLKAAPAREARAADDAALAERIRAVHAEDNTQGAPRITAELNAQLGDSAAAGERVNHKRVARVMRFEGIRGYMKKRRVRTTIPEPSGQKYPDLLKRDFTAERPNERYVGDITYLPLADGTNLYLATVIDCYSRRLAGWAIADHMRTELVEDALKAAAATRGSLKGAVFHSDHGSVYCSKAYATLCRKLGVTQSMGAVGSSADNALAESFNATMKREVLQDAACWSDELTCRRQVFRWLVRYNTKRRHSWCRYTSPVAFETGYTATLRPAA from the exons ATGGCCAGGAAGAACTACTCCGAAGAGTTCCGTCGTGAGGCCGTCGACTTGTACGAGTCCACCCCGGGCGCCACGGTCCGCGGCATCGCCGAGGACCTCGGCATCGTCCGCGGCACCCTGCGGCACTGGCTCGAGGCCTACGGGACCGGCAAGAAGACCGCCGCTGACGGGACGTTGACCTCCAGCCCGCTGCAAGCCAAGACGTCCGCCGCGAGCTCGTCGGCACCGACGGACGAGACGCCGGAGCAGAGGATCGCCCGGCTCGAGGCCGAGAACGCGGCGTTGCGAGCGGAGACCACCAAGCTCACGACCGAGCGGGAGATCCTGCAGCGGGCGGCCAAGTATTTCG GCCGGGGAGACGCGCTGGTGAGTCGCTTCCAGTTCGTCGCCGACAACTCCGCCACCTTCGAGGTGAAGCGACTGTGCGAGCTCGTCGAGATCGAGCGCTCGTCCTACTACGCCTGGCTCAAGGCCGCGCCGGCCCGCGAAGCCAGAGCAGCTGACGACGCAGCGCTGGCTGAGCGGATCAGAGCGGTCCATGCCGAGGACAACACTCAGGGCGCGCCGCGGATCACCGCCGAGCTCAACGCTCAACTCGGCGACAGCGCGGCTGCCGGTGAGCGGGTCAACCACAAGCGTGTCGCGAGGGTGATGCGCTTTGAGGGCATCCGCGGCTACATGAAGAAGCGCCGGGTCCGCACCACGATCCCCGAGCCGTCGGGGCAGAAGTACCCCGACCTGCTCAAGCGTGACTTCACCGCCGAGCGCCCCAACGAGCGCTATGTCGGCGACATCACCTACCTGCCGCTGGCCGACGGGACGAACCTGTACTTGGCGACCGTGATCGACTGCTACTCCCGTCGGCTGGCCGGGTGGGCCATCGCCGACCACATGCGCACCGAACTCGTCGAGGACGCCCTCAAGGCCGCCGCCGCGACCCGGGGCAGCCTCAAGGGCGCCGTGTTCCACAGTGACCACGGGTCGGTCTACTGCTCGAAGGCCTACGCCACGCTCTGCCGCAAGCTCGGCGTGACCCAGTCCATGGGCGCCGTCGGATCCAGCGCGGACAACGCCCTCGCAGAGTCGTTCAACGCCACGATGAAGCGTGAGGTTCTCCAAGACGCCGCCTGCTGGAGTGACGAGCTGACCTGCCGTCGGCAGGTCTTCAGATGGCTCGTCCGCTACAACACCAAGCGACGCCACTCGTGGTGTCGCTACACCTCGCCGGTCGCCTTCGAGACCGGCTACACCGCTACGCTGCGACCTGCTGCGTAA